In Hahella sp. HNIBRBA332, the genomic window GAAAATGACATGTCATAATACTCGGAGTGAAGCTCAGTCCCATCTTCTTCCGCATACTGAACATAGCCACTTATAGTTATGTTATTAGAGCCACTATCACTCAGGTGATAACGATCCCCTCCCAATATAAAGGAAAACTCAGTAAAAGCATTATCATAGCTACCAGAATAATGCATAAAGTTATATTTTTCGTCCTTGTAACTATACTCAGAAACTGATGCGTTTGAGTTGAACTGAAAAAATCCAGAGAACATATCATCACCAGTCTGATATGGGCCACTTCCAATCTCTAATGTATCGAAGACACCATTTAAGTCCGTTTCAATAAGAGCAGAATGTGCTGAAAAAGAAGCGCCAAAAGCACAGATAGATGTCAAAAAAACTGTAGTTAATTTCATCGGTTACTCCATTTAAATTTTATACTTTCTAACTACCAAGCCAATCAGGCCAAGGAAAATTGACAAGATAGACGCTGGCTCAGAAACCACTTTAAAGCCATCACCTTCATTGCCAATCCTATTGAGCGTCCATATGAATAATAAGACTCTGATTTCTC contains:
- a CDS encoding PEP-CTERM sorting domain-containing protein, with translation MKLTTVFLTSICAFGASFSAHSALIETDLNGVFDTLEIGSGPYQTGDDMFSGFFQFNSNASVSEYSYKDEKYNFMHYSGSYDNAFTEFSFILGGDRYHLSDSGSNNITISGYVQYAEEDGTELHSEYYDMSFSAWLETDSGDKVKIGYQAYDGIRDTITGPLFSLPVDGDGPNSGNYMYLEGYNEFGEMTYRYGSTYNSDYFVFREAPEPATYAMLLLGGIGLVARRLKRA
- a CDS encoding PEP-CTERM sorting domain-containing protein, producing MVSEPASILSIFLGLIGLVVRKYKI